One genomic segment of Deltaproteobacteria bacterium RBG_16_64_85 includes these proteins:
- a CDS encoding potassium-transporting ATPase subunit C, protein MKNLIAELRKSFVATLFLVVLFCGIYPVAVWVIAQGLIPHKANGSLVEINGRVVGSSLLAQGFNGFAYFHPRPSAAGQGYDAANSSGTNLGQTSKKLIEDVKQRVAGYREENGLPPDARVPADAVTSSASGLDPHISVENAMLQAGRVAKVRGMSLTAVSQKIRNHTEGRDLMILGEPRVNVLMLNLDLDGKM, encoded by the coding sequence ATGAAGAACCTGATCGCGGAACTGCGCAAATCCTTCGTTGCGACGCTGTTCCTGGTCGTCCTGTTTTGCGGTATCTATCCCGTGGCGGTCTGGGTGATTGCCCAGGGGTTGATTCCTCACAAGGCCAACGGTTCACTGGTCGAAATAAACGGCAGGGTCGTGGGTTCGTCGCTCCTCGCCCAGGGATTCAACGGTTTTGCCTACTTCCATCCCCGTCCTTCCGCGGCGGGGCAGGGTTACGACGCCGCCAATTCCTCGGGCACGAACCTCGGACAGACGTCGAAAAAGCTGATCGAGGATGTGAAGCAACGGGTCGCCGGCTACAGGGAAGAAAACGGCCTGCCGCCGGATGCCCGGGTGCCGGCGGACGCGGTGACGTCCTCGGCGAGCGGCCTCGATCCTCACATCAGCGTCGAAAATGCGATGCTCCAGGCGGGCCGGGTGGCAAAGGTACGTGGCATGAGCCTGACGGCCGTTTCGCAAAAGATAAGGAACCATACCGAGGGGAGGGACCTTATGATATTGGGAGAGCCCCGGGTGAACGTGCTGATGCTCAATCTGGACCTCGACGGTAAAATGTAA